A window from Pseudomonas frederiksbergensis encodes these proteins:
- a CDS encoding ABC transporter substrate-binding protein — protein sequence MNGFRRLLAATLATFGLLVSPVPGFAAQAPIHFADLNWESGSLITDILRIIVETGYGLPTDTLPGTTITLETALANNDIQVIGEEWAGRSPVWVKAEAEGKVASLGDTVKGATEGWWVPEYVIKGDPAKGIKPLAPDLRSVSDLPKYKHVFSDPETPGKGRFLNSPIGWTSEVVNKQKLKAYGLDDSYVNFRSGSGAALDAEISSSIRRGKPVLFYYWSPTPLLGRFKLIQLEEPPFDADAWKTLTDADNPNPKPTRSLPSKLSIGVSTPFQKQYPQIAEFFSKVDLPIDSLNKALAEMSEKHTPPRQAAQAYMKAHPDVWQAWVPKDVADKVSAKLK from the coding sequence ATGAACGGATTTCGACGGTTGCTGGCCGCTACCCTGGCCACTTTCGGATTGTTGGTGTCACCCGTTCCGGGGTTCGCTGCCCAGGCGCCGATCCACTTCGCCGACCTGAACTGGGAAAGTGGCAGCCTGATCACCGATATCCTGCGGATTATCGTCGAGACGGGCTACGGGCTGCCGACCGATACCTTGCCGGGGACGACGATTACCCTGGAAACCGCACTGGCCAACAATGACATTCAGGTGATTGGCGAAGAATGGGCCGGTCGCAGTCCGGTCTGGGTCAAGGCTGAGGCTGAAGGCAAAGTCGCGAGTCTGGGCGATACGGTCAAGGGCGCCACCGAGGGTTGGTGGGTGCCCGAATACGTGATCAAAGGCGACCCGGCGAAAGGCATCAAGCCGCTGGCGCCGGACCTGCGCAGTGTCAGCGACCTGCCGAAATACAAGCACGTGTTCAGTGATCCGGAAACCCCGGGCAAGGGGCGCTTCCTCAACAGCCCGATCGGCTGGACGTCGGAAGTGGTCAACAAACAGAAACTCAAGGCGTATGGGCTGGACGACAGCTATGTGAATTTCCGCAGCGGTTCAGGAGCAGCGCTGGATGCGGAGATCAGTTCTTCGATTCGGCGCGGCAAACCGGTGCTGTTCTATTACTGGTCGCCAACCCCTTTGCTCGGCCGCTTCAAACTGATTCAGCTTGAAGAGCCGCCGTTCGACGCTGATGCCTGGAAAACCCTGACCGACGCCGACAACCCGAATCCGAAACCGACACGCTCGCTGCCCTCGAAATTGTCCATCGGTGTGTCGACGCCATTCCAGAAGCAGTATCCGCAGATCGCCGAGTTCTTCAGCAAGGTCGACTTGCCAATCGATTCATTGAACAAGGCGCTGGCCGAGATGAGCGAAAAGCACACTCCGCCACGTCAGGCGGCGCAGGCGTACATGAAGGCGCACCCGGACGTGTGGCAGGCCTGGGTGCCCAAGGATGTGGCCGACAAGGTGTCCGCAAAATTGAAGTAA
- a CDS encoding DUF3995 domain-containing protein, which translates to MSLLIAQWMAAIFLLISLIHLYWAAGGKLGSEAAVPRISAEDSAQARPAFKPSGFATLLVAVGLLLIAMLVCMRVGLYLPAVHHWSLQWVISAIAMLMFARAIGDSHLMGFFKQVKDSKFARLDTWAYSPLCVVLGAGLLAVAWI; encoded by the coding sequence ATGAGCCTATTGATCGCGCAATGGATGGCTGCCATCTTCCTGTTGATCAGTCTGATCCACCTGTATTGGGCGGCGGGCGGCAAGTTGGGTAGCGAGGCGGCGGTCCCGCGAATATCCGCAGAGGACAGCGCGCAAGCCCGGCCGGCCTTCAAGCCTTCAGGCTTTGCCACGTTACTGGTGGCGGTCGGGTTGCTGCTGATTGCGATGCTGGTGTGCATGCGAGTCGGCCTGTATCTGCCGGCGGTGCATCACTGGTCGCTGCAATGGGTGATCAGCGCGATTGCAATGCTGATGTTCGCCAGGGCGATCGGCGACTCGCATCTGATGGGGTTCTTCAAGCAGGTGAAGGACTCGAAGTTTGCCCGACTCGACACCTGGGCTTATTCGCCGTTGTGCGTGGTGTTGGGGGCGGGGTTGTTGGCAGTCGCCTGGATTTGA
- a CDS encoding Na+/H+ antiporter subunit G, protein MSAELSLWVEIPVAILLVLSSLFALIGAIGLVRMKDYFQRMHPPALASTLGAWCVALASIIYFSALKSGPVLHAWLIPILLSITVPVTTLLLARAALFRKRMAGDDVPAEVSSRRTESGS, encoded by the coding sequence ATGAGCGCTGAACTGTCTCTGTGGGTTGAAATTCCGGTGGCAATCCTGCTGGTGCTCAGCAGTCTGTTTGCGCTGATCGGCGCCATTGGCCTGGTGCGGATGAAGGACTACTTCCAGCGCATGCACCCGCCGGCGCTGGCGTCGACCTTGGGCGCCTGGTGCGTGGCGCTGGCCTCGATCATTTATTTTTCGGCACTCAAGTCCGGGCCGGTGCTGCATGCCTGGCTGATTCCGATTCTGTTGTCGATTACGGTGCCGGTGACCACGCTGTTGCTGGCGCGGGCGGCGCTGTTTCGCAAGCGTATGGCGGGGGATGATGTGCCGGCCGAGGTGAGCAGTCGGCGCACGGAGAGCGGGAGTTAA
- a CDS encoding K+/H+ antiporter subunit F, which yields MSALLSNAILLSLFFFSLAMILTLIRLFKGPSAQDRVLALDYLYIIAMLMMLTLGIRYASDTYFEAALLIALFGFVGSFALAKFLLRGEVIE from the coding sequence ATGAGCGCCTTGCTGTCGAACGCAATCCTGCTGAGCCTGTTCTTCTTTTCCCTGGCGATGATTCTGACCCTGATCAGGCTGTTCAAGGGGCCGTCGGCCCAGGACCGGGTTCTGGCGCTGGATTATCTGTACATCATCGCGATGCTGATGATGCTTACGCTGGGCATTCGTTATGCCAGTGACACTTACTTCGAGGCGGCGCTGCTGATTGCGCTGTTCGGCTTCGTCGGTTCGTTTGCCCTGGCGAAATTCCTGCTGCGCGGCGAGGTGATCGAATGA
- a CDS encoding Na+/H+ antiporter subunit E, which yields MKRLFPAPWLSLALWLLWLVLNLSMSPGNLLLGAVLGFCAPLMMRKLRPLPIRIRRPGVIVRLFFLVGRDVVVSNVAVAWGVLNAGRRPPRSRFIKVPLDLRDANGLAALSMICTVVPGTVWSELALDRSILLLHVFDLDDEALFIQHFKATYERPLMEIFE from the coding sequence ATGAAGCGTCTGTTTCCTGCTCCCTGGTTGTCGCTGGCCCTGTGGTTGCTGTGGCTGGTGCTGAACCTGTCGATGAGTCCCGGCAATCTGCTGCTGGGCGCGGTGCTGGGGTTCTGCGCGCCGTTGATGATGCGCAAACTGCGACCACTACCGATCCGCATTCGTCGGCCGGGGGTGATTGTACGTTTGTTCTTTCTGGTCGGGCGCGATGTGGTGGTGTCCAACGTCGCCGTGGCCTGGGGCGTGCTCAACGCCGGCCGCCGACCACCGCGCTCACGCTTCATCAAGGTGCCGCTGGACCTGCGCGATGCCAACGGCCTGGCCGCGTTGTCGATGATCTGCACCGTGGTCCCCGGCACGGTCTGGTCGGAACTGGCGCTGGATCGAAGCATCCTGCTGCTGCACGTCTTCGATCTGGATGACGAAGCGCTGTTCATCCAGCACTTCAAGGCGACCTACGAGCGCCCCTTGATGGAGATCTTCGAATGA
- a CDS encoding monovalent cation/H+ antiporter subunit D, with protein MNLMPHLIAAPILLPLLTAALMLMLGEKHRPLKARINLFSSLVGLGIAVLLLQWTQETDVPGSIGVYLPGNWQVPFGIVLVVDRLSALMLVLTGIIGVSALLFAMARWDGAGSSFHALFQIQMMGLYGAFLTGDLFNLFVFFEVLLAASYGLMLHGSGRSRVSSGLHYISINLLASSLFLIGAALIYGVTGTLNMADLALKIPLVPEADRGLLHAGAGILAVAFLAKAGMWPLNFWLVPAYSAASAPVAAMFAIMTKVGVYTLLRLWTLLFSGQAGASAYFGGDWLIYGGMATIVCAAVAILAAQRLERLASLSILVSAGILLSAIGFAQPNLIGAALFYLVSSTLALSALFLLAELIERSRSANEMPLFDDGDLPRPMESLQPPKGINLDDEQKAVVGQVIPWTMAFLGLSFIACSLLIIGMPPLSGFIGKLGLLSALLNPLGLGNGSDEPISNAAWGLLALLILSGLASLIAFSRLGIQRFWTPEERPSPLLRRFECVPIIALLGLSIALTFKAEPLLRYTQAAAQTLNNPQQYVMAVLGTRAIPSPEAKAAVAELTP; from the coding sequence ATGAATCTGATGCCGCACCTGATCGCTGCACCGATTCTGCTGCCACTGCTGACCGCCGCCCTGATGCTGATGCTGGGCGAAAAGCACCGTCCGCTGAAGGCCAGGATCAACCTGTTTTCCAGCCTGGTGGGGTTGGGCATTGCCGTGCTGTTGCTGCAATGGACTCAGGAGACGGACGTCCCCGGTTCCATCGGCGTGTACCTGCCGGGCAACTGGCAAGTGCCGTTCGGTATCGTGCTGGTGGTCGATCGGCTGTCGGCGCTGATGCTGGTGCTGACCGGGATCATCGGCGTCAGCGCCCTGCTGTTCGCCATGGCCCGCTGGGACGGCGCCGGTTCGAGTTTCCACGCGCTGTTCCAGATTCAGATGATGGGCCTGTACGGCGCGTTCCTGACGGGGGACCTGTTCAATCTGTTTGTGTTTTTTGAAGTGCTGCTGGCGGCCTCTTACGGCCTGATGCTCCACGGTTCGGGTCGGTCGCGGGTGTCGTCGGGACTGCATTACATTTCGATCAACCTGCTGGCCTCGTCGCTGTTTTTGATCGGCGCGGCGCTGATCTACGGCGTCACCGGCACCCTGAACATGGCCGACCTGGCGTTGAAAATTCCACTGGTGCCGGAAGCCGATCGCGGCCTGTTGCATGCCGGCGCGGGGATTCTGGCCGTGGCGTTCCTGGCCAAGGCCGGGATGTGGCCGCTGAACTTCTGGCTGGTGCCGGCCTATTCCGCAGCGAGCGCACCGGTAGCGGCGATGTTCGCGATCATGACCAAGGTCGGCGTCTACACCTTGCTGCGTCTGTGGACCCTGCTGTTCTCCGGTCAGGCTGGCGCGTCGGCGTACTTTGGCGGCGACTGGCTGATCTACGGCGGCATGGCGACCATCGTCTGCGCCGCCGTGGCGATTCTCGCCGCACAACGGCTTGAGCGCCTGGCCAGCCTGAGCATTCTGGTGTCCGCCGGGATTCTGCTGTCGGCCATCGGTTTCGCCCAGCCGAACCTGATCGGCGCGGCACTGTTCTACCTGGTCAGCTCGACCCTGGCGTTGAGCGCGTTGTTCCTGTTGGCCGAGTTGATCGAGCGTTCGCGTTCGGCCAATGAAATGCCGTTGTTCGATGACGGCGATCTGCCGCGACCGATGGAATCCTTGCAGCCGCCCAAAGGCATCAACCTCGATGACGAGCAGAAAGCCGTGGTCGGCCAGGTGATTCCCTGGACCATGGCTTTCCTCGGGTTGAGCTTCATTGCCTGCTCGCTGCTGATCATCGGCATGCCGCCACTCTCGGGATTCATTGGCAAACTCGGCTTGCTCAGCGCCCTGCTCAATCCGCTGGGCCTGGGCAATGGCAGCGATGAGCCGATCTCGAACGCCGCGTGGGGCTTGCTCGCGTTGCTGATCCTGTCCGGGCTGGCGTCGTTGATTGCCTTCTCGCGCTTGGGCATCCAGCGGTTCTGGACGCCCGAGGAGCGGCCTTCACCGTTGCTGCGACGTTTCGAATGCGTGCCGATCATTGCGCTGCTGGGGTTGAGCATTGCGCTGACCTTCAAGGCTGAACCGCTGCTGCGCTACACCCAGGCGGCCGCCCAAACCTTGAACAACCCGCAGCAATACGTGATGGCGGTGCTCGGTACCCGTGCGATTCCAAGCCCGGAAGCCAAAGCCGCGGTAGCGGAGCTGACACCATGA
- a CDS encoding Na+/H+ antiporter subunit C, whose translation MEEVIAIAIGVLAASGVWLILRPRTFQVVMGLCLLSYGVNLFIFSMGSLFIGKEPNIKDGVPQDLLHYTDPLPQALVLTAIVISFAMTALFLVVLLASRGLTGTDHVDGREPKE comes from the coding sequence ATGGAAGAAGTCATCGCAATCGCCATCGGCGTGCTGGCCGCGTCCGGGGTCTGGCTGATCCTGCGGCCACGGACGTTTCAGGTGGTGATGGGCCTGTGCCTGCTGTCCTACGGCGTCAATCTGTTCATCTTCAGCATGGGCAGTCTGTTCATCGGCAAGGAACCGAACATCAAGGACGGCGTCCCGCAGGATCTGTTGCACTACACCGACCCGCTGCCGCAAGCACTGGTGCTGACCGCCATCGTGATCAGCTTCGCCATGACCGCGTTGTTTCTGGTGGTGCTGCTCGCTTCCCGGGGCCTGACCGGTACCGACCATGTGGATGGCCGGGAGCCTAAAGAATGA